From the Clostridium sp. Marseille-P299 genome, one window contains:
- a CDS encoding prepilin peptidase, with the protein MLHMDVFITVYILFITAAFGAVFGSFINCMAWRIVHKENVLKGRSHCTSCGHELRMADMIPVFSYILLKGRCKYCKSKVSVRYMLTEIFLALVFVSVVLKYDISILTLRYLVLACILLGLSLVDLDSYEIPNGFITAGIFWWLVTLPFLEESITKQLVTGLIGGTAIGGGILLLSLMMDKVLKKESMGGGDIKLFFMLGLYMGPALSLLNLIISCFVGLILVVLLRKNKIPFGPAIAGASWVTLLFGTDIVSWYLGLFV; encoded by the coding sequence ATGCTACATATGGATGTTTTTATTACAGTTTATATTTTATTCATAACAGCAGCGTTTGGAGCTGTATTTGGTAGCTTTATTAACTGTATGGCGTGGCGTATTGTTCATAAAGAGAATGTATTAAAAGGAAGAAGTCACTGTACGTCATGTGGACATGAATTGCGGATGGCTGATATGATTCCCGTTTTTAGTTATATATTACTAAAAGGGAGATGCAAATACTGTAAATCAAAAGTCTCCGTGCGATATATGTTAACGGAGATTTTTCTAGCTCTAGTTTTTGTTAGCGTTGTGTTAAAGTATGATATTAGTATCTTAACGCTACGATATCTTGTTCTTGCATGTATCTTATTAGGTTTATCATTAGTAGATTTAGATAGTTATGAGATTCCAAACGGATTTATTACTGCTGGTATATTCTGGTGGTTGGTTACGCTACCATTTTTAGAAGAGTCTATTACAAAACAATTAGTAACAGGATTGATTGGAGGAACTGCAATCGGTGGAGGCATTCTTCTCCTCTCTCTTATGATGGATAAGGTGTTAAAAAAAGAGAGCATGGGTGGAGGAGACATTAAGCTATTTTTTATGCTAGGGCTTTATATGGGGCCTGCCTTAAGTCTTTTAAATCTGATTATTTCTTGTTTTGTTGGATTAATTTTGGTTGTACTTTTAAGAAAGAATAAGATTCCTTTCGGACCAGCCATTGCAGGGGCCTCATGGGTTACATTGTTATTTGGAACGGATATTGTAAGCTGGTATCTGGGATTGTTTGTATAA
- a CDS encoding type II secretion system protein, with translation MLKNKLKDTLKNKKGFTLAELLIVVAIIAILVAISVPIFTGKLESAKQSTDKANERAAKAAAVNKYLDNQEKNTYYYDAENGILVGKEKKDTIKAYGQSAKYPEGTDGNTAKGNIIEVNISAEGEVKITWVTPDSSATSTPTPTPGQ, from the coding sequence ATGCTAAAGAATAAATTAAAAGATACATTAAAGAATAAGAAAGGTTTTACACTTGCAGAGTTATTAATTGTAGTTGCAATTATTGCTATTTTAGTGGCAATTTCTGTGCCAATATTTACTGGTAAGTTAGAAAGTGCCAAACAATCAACGGATAAGGCAAATGAAAGAGCAGCTAAGGCAGCGGCAGTAAATAAATATTTAGATAATCAGGAAAAAAATACTTATTATTATGATGCAGAGAATGGAATCTTAGTTGGAAAAGAAAAAAAAGACACTATAAAAGCTTATGGTCAATCAGCTAAATATCCAGAAGGTACGGATGGAAATACAGCTAAAGGAAATATTATTGAAGTAAATATAAGCGCAGAAGGTGAAGTTAAAATCACATGGGTTACTCCAGACAGCAGTGCTACATCTACACCTACACCTACACCTGGTCAATAG
- a CDS encoding type II secretion system F family protein, producing the protein MSANGAKVNGVVEAIDEYAAVAQIKTTCSIVLDIKPVKERKGILSMEIGKPKVDYKALSVMCSQFSIILKSGVSIDTCMSLISKQVNNKLLKKVLEKSAEDVSKGHSIASSFEKNCPYLPATFIETVRAGEESGTLEHSFETLYKYYDKSFKTKQKIKQAMSYPIFVLIVAIIVLAVVMVQVIPTIASTFVELDGEMPAMTKVLINLSEFTRKNIWWIALVILFIVISLKLYFNTEKGRILWNKIKLKAPVIGNIALLSGAGQFANTMTTLLAAGLSVSRSLEVTGKVMENYLMQQEISRMTGSIEEGKRLGDCMKKSEYFPDALTEMCAIGEETGELELTLETIGTYYDNEAQYATTKAIQKLEPTILILMALFAGFIVIAIYLPMFTMYDLM; encoded by the coding sequence TTGTCTGCTAATGGTGCAAAAGTGAACGGTGTTGTGGAAGCAATAGATGAATATGCGGCGGTAGCTCAAATTAAAACCACTTGTAGCATTGTTCTTGATATTAAGCCAGTAAAAGAAAGAAAAGGCATTCTTTCTATGGAAATAGGAAAACCAAAAGTGGATTATAAGGCATTATCTGTCATGTGTTCACAGTTTTCTATTATTTTAAAATCAGGTGTTTCTATTGATACTTGTATGTCCTTAATTAGTAAACAAGTCAATAATAAGCTTTTGAAAAAAGTATTGGAAAAGTCTGCAGAAGACGTTTCAAAAGGACATAGCATTGCCTCTAGCTTTGAAAAAAACTGTCCATATCTACCTGCTACATTTATTGAAACTGTTCGTGCAGGTGAAGAATCTGGAACCTTAGAGCATTCTTTTGAAACACTATATAAATATTATGATAAGTCCTTTAAGACGAAACAGAAGATAAAACAGGCTATGTCCTACCCAATTTTCGTATTAATTGTGGCAATCATTGTACTGGCAGTGGTAATGGTCCAGGTTATTCCTACTATAGCATCTACATTTGTTGAATTAGATGGTGAAATGCCTGCTATGACTAAAGTATTGATAAACTTATCTGAATTTACTAGAAAGAATATCTGGTGGATTGCACTTGTTATATTATTTATTGTAATATCATTAAAATTATATTTTAATACGGAAAAAGGAAGAATCCTTTGGAATAAAATCAAGTTAAAGGCTCCAGTGATTGGAAACATTGCTTTATTAAGCGGAGCAGGTCAGTTCGCTAACACGATGACCACGCTTTTAGCCGCAGGACTTAGTGTTAGTCGTTCCCTAGAAGTAACCGGAAAAGTTATGGAAAATTATTTGATGCAACAAGAAATATCTAGAATGACAGGAAGCATTGAAGAGGGAAAGCGACTTGGTGATTGCATGAAGAAAAGTGAGTATTTTCCAGATGCACTTACGGAGATGTGTGCCATTGGTGAAGAGACCGGTGAATTAGAGCTAACACTTGAAACTATTGGTACTTATTATGATAACGAGGCACAGTATGCCACGACAAAAGCGATACAAAAGCTTGAGCCAACTATTTTGATATTAATGGCATTGTTTGCTGGTTTTATTGTTATTGCGATTTATCTACCAATGTTTACTATGTATGATTTAATGTAA
- a CDS encoding type IV pilus twitching motility protein PilT codes for MSIEELILKAKEDGASDIHLVCGLPPKYRLNGELANMSFQPLSSLECETYAKELAGKEYEKIEEIGELDLARTLAGERVRINLFRQQGNVSAVLRILSSKIPRLEELGLPPAVSEFSSWKKGIVLVTGETGSGKSTTLAAILNEINHTRNVHIITLEDPVEYIYTPDKSVINQREIGTDTRSYADGLRAILREDPDIILIGEMRDQDTIEIALTAAETGHLVFATLHTNSAPDSIDRIVGSFPGEKQQQVRMELSTCLRAVVSQQLLPKKMGKGRAAACEVMIVNPAIRNLIREGKTPQMFSAMLSGAAEGSVTMDNALIKMVRERVIDTETALDAAHDREYIRKNFR; via the coding sequence ATGAGTATAGAAGAACTTATTTTAAAGGCAAAAGAAGATGGCGCATCGGATATTCATCTCGTGTGCGGACTTCCTCCAAAATATAGATTAAATGGAGAATTGGCCAATATGTCTTTCCAGCCACTCTCCTCCTTGGAGTGTGAAACATATGCAAAAGAACTTGCTGGTAAGGAATATGAAAAGATAGAAGAAATCGGAGAACTAGACTTAGCTAGAACCTTAGCAGGAGAGCGTGTTCGAATCAATCTTTTTAGACAGCAGGGAAATGTATCGGCGGTACTTCGTATCTTAAGTAGTAAAATTCCAAGACTAGAGGAATTAGGGCTGCCACCTGCAGTGAGTGAATTTAGCTCATGGAAAAAGGGAATTGTACTCGTAACTGGTGAGACTGGAAGCGGTAAATCAACAACTCTTGCAGCTATTTTAAATGAAATCAATCATACGAGAAATGTACATATTATTACGTTGGAAGACCCAGTAGAGTACATTTATACTCCAGATAAATCGGTTATTAATCAAAGAGAAATTGGGACAGATACTAGAAGTTATGCCGATGGATTACGCGCTATTTTAAGAGAGGACCCAGACATCATATTAATTGGGGAAATGCGTGATCAAGATACGATAGAAATTGCTTTAACGGCAGCAGAAACTGGACATCTTGTATTTGCTACTTTACATACAAATTCAGCACCGGATTCCATTGACCGAATTGTCGGTTCTTTCCCAGGAGAGAAACAACAACAGGTGAGAATGGAACTGTCCACTTGTTTAAGGGCAGTAGTATCCCAGCAGCTTTTACCAAAGAAAATGGGAAAAGGTCGTGCGGCAGCATGTGAAGTTATGATTGTAAATCCGGCAATTAGAAATCTAATTCGTGAAGGAAAAACACCTCAGATGTTTTCAGCTATGCTAAGTGGAGCAGCAGAGGGAAGCGTAACTATGGATAATGCATTGATTAAAATGGTTAGAGAAAGAGTGATTGATACCGAGACGGCATTAGATGCTGCTCATGATCGAGAATATATCAGGAAAAACTTTAGATAA
- a CDS encoding GspE/PulE family protein — MKNKRLGEMLIDLKLITEDDLTEALKLQKGSGKRLGTVLIENGFITEGQLIEMLRMQLGIEFIDLTKVNIDPEVVNVLSKNLAKKHGIIPVRVEKDVLYLAMEDPLNFMAVEATRVATRKKIVPMITTAAGIARAYNILYENEGAVKAMAQMRQEGGFNTNTETQIPDQDLDDVNAAPTVRLVNSIIERALTERASDIHIEPGNEEMNVRIRVDGRLMKILTIPKELQQVVISRLKVIGQMDIAERRVPQDGRAAMKIKGQEVDLRLSTLPTIFGEKVVIRILLKDQSMLTREGIGLNNKNGEKFERLLKNNSGVILIVGPTGSGKSSTMYTMISELKSEAVNLIMLEDPVEYQMEGVTQVQINEKTGMTFASALRSVLRQDPDIIGVGEIRDGETAEIAMRAAMTGHLVISTIHTEDAISALDRLKDMGVEPYLIAGGVRGIISQRLVRRVCGNCRQEEEPTDLQRDLLGISTTDKRIFYKGTGCHMCFDSGYTGRIGVFEILQLNQRIRDCITEERPRSELRQIIAESGFESMMQSGLVLAEKGITSLEELCRTISIVE, encoded by the coding sequence ATGAAAAACAAACGTTTAGGAGAAATGCTGATAGATTTAAAGCTAATTACCGAAGATGATTTAACGGAAGCTTTAAAATTGCAGAAAGGTTCAGGAAAAAGGCTAGGAACTGTTCTTATTGAAAACGGTTTCATAACAGAAGGCCAACTAATAGAAATGCTTCGTATGCAGCTAGGTATCGAATTTATTGATTTAACGAAGGTAAATATCGATCCAGAGGTTGTTAATGTTCTTTCAAAGAATTTAGCTAAAAAACATGGGATTATTCCAGTTCGAGTAGAAAAAGATGTTTTATATCTGGCAATGGAAGACCCGCTAAATTTTATGGCAGTGGAAGCAACTAGAGTTGCCACAAGAAAGAAAATTGTGCCTATGATTACAACAGCTGCGGGGATTGCTAGGGCATATAATATTTTATATGAAAATGAAGGTGCTGTTAAGGCTATGGCGCAGATGCGTCAAGAAGGCGGTTTTAATACGAATACGGAAACACAAATTCCAGATCAAGACTTAGATGATGTGAATGCAGCGCCTACTGTACGCCTTGTGAATTCTATTATAGAACGTGCTTTAACAGAAAGAGCCAGTGATATTCACATTGAACCAGGAAATGAAGAGATGAATGTTCGTATCAGAGTCGATGGTAGATTAATGAAAATTCTAACCATCCCGAAGGAACTTCAACAGGTAGTTATCTCACGTTTAAAAGTTATTGGACAGATGGATATTGCTGAAAGGCGTGTGCCACAGGACGGTAGAGCAGCTATGAAAATAAAAGGTCAAGAAGTAGATTTACGTTTGTCTACATTACCTACTATTTTCGGCGAAAAAGTGGTTATCCGTATTCTCCTTAAAGATCAATCAATGCTTACAAGAGAAGGGATTGGTCTTAACAATAAAAACGGAGAAAAATTTGAAAGGTTGTTAAAAAACAACAGTGGAGTAATTCTAATTGTAGGTCCTACAGGAAGCGGTAAGTCTTCTACTATGTATACAATGATTAGTGAGCTAAAATCAGAGGCAGTGAATTTAATCATGCTTGAAGATCCTGTGGAATATCAGATGGAAGGTGTTACTCAGGTACAGATTAATGAAAAAACAGGTATGACTTTTGCAAGTGCTCTACGATCCGTTCTTCGTCAGGATCCAGATATTATCGGTGTAGGTGAGATTCGTGATGGTGAAACAGCTGAAATCGCTATGAGAGCAGCCATGACAGGCCATCTAGTTATTTCTACAATACATACAGAAGATGCTATTTCTGCACTGGATCGACTAAAAGATATGGGTGTAGAACCATATTTGATTGCTGGTGGTGTTAGAGGAATCATTTCTCAGCGTTTGGTAAGAAGGGTATGTGGAAACTGTAGACAAGAAGAAGAACCAACTGACTTACAAAGAGATTTGTTAGGTATTTCTACAACAGACAAACGAATTTTCTATAAAGGAACTGGTTGCCATATGTGCTTTGATAGCGGTTATACTGGACGAATTGGCGTATTTGAGATTTTACAATTAAATCAGAGAATACGTGACTGTATTACAGAAGAAAGACCAAGATCAGAGCTTCGACAAATCATTGCAGAATCTGGTTTTGAATCAATGATGCAAAGTGGTTTAGTCCTTGCAGAAAAGGGAATAACAAGTCTTGAAGAGCTTTGTAGGACAATCAGTATTGTGGAGTGA
- a CDS encoding PulJ/GspJ family protein: MMKKLKSQDGFSLSEMMLAVLIIALTMGFIGGGITVVKDAYLRITLRAEAQTLLSTAVSAISVELRNADEIQEQISESGESTYWTFYNVQRGYRIYFEPMQETVQDNIYIRTVEDSSSIIPLLTELTKTNGLVPTIKNLEYKDQVFTYTIIISYKNEIYAEQTINVRPMNAI, translated from the coding sequence ATGATGAAAAAATTAAAATCACAAGATGGATTTAGTTTATCAGAAATGATGTTGGCAGTATTGATTATTGCACTTACAATGGGGTTTATCGGTGGCGGTATTACAGTAGTTAAAGATGCTTACTTAAGAATTACTTTAAGAGCAGAAGCACAAACACTGTTGTCCACTGCGGTGTCAGCGATATCTGTGGAGCTTAGAAATGCTGATGAAATTCAAGAACAAATTTCGGAATCAGGTGAGAGTACATATTGGACATTTTATAATGTTCAAAGAGGTTATAGAATTTATTTTGAACCCATGCAAGAGACCGTGCAAGATAATATTTACATAAGAACGGTTGAAGATTCTTCCTCTATTATTCCACTATTAACAGAGCTTACGAAAACCAACGGTTTGGTTCCCACAATAAAAAATTTAGAGTATAAAGATCAAGTATTTACATATACAATAATTATTTCTTATAAGAATGAGATATACGCAGAACAAACGATAAATGTACGCCCTATGAATGCAATTTGA
- a CDS encoding amidohydrolase family protein: MFTVESNTNSVTQGNKSFILKGDICFSSDLSHVKTYENHYLICENGVSVGVFNEIPDKYKEFPLTDYTGKLIIPGLVDLHIHASQYPYRGLGMDLELLDWLETHAFPEEAKYKDIEYAKKAYEIFVEDVKHSATTRLCAFATLHSSATTILMEKLNEIGVKAFVGKVNMDRNCPEYLREESASHAAKDTEQWVYDTMNAFENVKPILTPRFTPTCSDDLMRELGDVQKKTKVGMQSHLSENLGEIQWVKELCPNTEFYGEAYHQFGLFGGECDTIMAHCVYSNEDEMKLMKDNKVMVAICPQSNTNIASGIAPTRKYLEFGLRLGLGSDIAGGSSLSMFRAMTDAIQCSRLYWRLIDQSAEPLKVEEAFYLGTMGGGEYFGKVGSFLPEYEFDAVIIDDSSIKHPQPLTLKERLERVIYLSDDRNVVGKYVAGVKVL, from the coding sequence ATGTTTACAGTAGAATCAAACACAAATTCGGTGACTCAAGGTAATAAGTCCTTTATTTTAAAGGGTGATATTTGTTTTAGTAGTGATTTGTCTCATGTAAAGACATATGAAAACCATTATTTAATTTGTGAAAATGGTGTAAGTGTTGGAGTTTTTAATGAGATTCCAGATAAATATAAAGAATTTCCATTGACGGATTACACTGGAAAATTAATCATTCCAGGTCTTGTTGATCTTCATATACATGCCTCCCAGTACCCATATCGTGGGCTAGGAATGGATTTAGAATTACTTGATTGGTTAGAAACACATGCTTTCCCAGAAGAAGCAAAGTATAAAGATATAGAATATGCGAAAAAAGCATATGAAATATTTGTAGAAGATGTGAAGCATTCTGCGACGACTCGATTATGTGCATTTGCAACGCTACATTCTAGTGCAACTACTATATTAATGGAAAAGCTAAATGAAATCGGTGTGAAAGCATTTGTAGGTAAAGTAAATATGGACCGTAATTGCCCAGAGTATTTAAGAGAGGAAAGTGCTTCCCACGCGGCAAAAGATACAGAACAATGGGTTTATGATACCATGAATGCGTTTGAAAATGTAAAACCGATTTTAACACCAAGATTCACACCAACGTGCTCGGATGATTTAATGAGAGAACTTGGAGATGTCCAAAAGAAGACAAAGGTTGGTATGCAATCACATTTATCTGAAAATCTAGGTGAAATTCAATGGGTTAAGGAGTTATGTCCAAATACAGAATTTTATGGAGAGGCATATCATCAATTTGGACTCTTTGGTGGTGAGTGCGATACAATAATGGCACATTGTGTCTATTCTAATGAAGATGAAATGAAACTGATGAAGGACAATAAAGTTATGGTGGCAATTTGTCCTCAGTCAAATACCAACATTGCATCGGGAATTGCCCCTACCAGAAAATACTTAGAATTTGGATTGAGACTTGGACTAGGAAGTGATATTGCTGGTGGTAGTTCCTTATCAATGTTTCGAGCAATGACAGATGCAATCCAGTGTTCTAGACTATATTGGAGATTAATTGATCAATCTGCAGAACCATTAAAAGTAGAAGAAGCCTTTTATCTTGGCACCATGGGTGGAGGAGAATATTTTGGTAAAGTAGGTTCCTTTTTACCAGAATATGAGTTTGATGCAGTTATTATTGACGATAGTTCAATTAAACATCCTCAACCACTTACTTTAAAAGAGCGTTTAGAAAGAGTGATTTATCTTTCTGATGATCGTAATGTAGTTGGAAAATATGTAGCAGGTGTAAAAGTTTTATAG
- the tyrS gene encoding tyrosine--tRNA ligase — protein MSDNVYDVLLERGFIEQATHEEEIRELLGKEKVTFYIGFDATADSLTAGHFLTVMAMMHMQRAGHRPIALLGGGTTMIGDPSGKSDMRTIMTRETIQHNADCFYKQLSRFINFDNDSAIIANNADWLLDLNYVEFLREVGVHFSVNKMLTAECYKQRMEKGLTFFEFNYMLMQSYDFLVLNRKYGCTLELGGNDQWSNILGGVDLIRRKEQKPAYGLTFKLLTTSEGIKMGKTMKGAVWLDPEKTSPYEFFQYWRNIEDVKVEECLALLTFLPMDEVRRLGALEGAEINKAKEVLAYEITKIVHGEEEAEKAREAARSLFAGGVLSENMPTTTYSKEAFEEGIDLITLMMDAKMATSRSDARRNIEQGGVSVNDVKVTEFSRKFTPADFNADGALLVRKGKKVYHLFKID, from the coding sequence ATGTCAGACAATGTTTATGACGTACTCTTAGAGCGCGGATTTATTGAACAAGCAACACATGAAGAAGAAATTAGAGAATTACTTGGAAAAGAGAAGGTAACTTTTTATATTGGGTTTGATGCAACTGCAGATAGTTTAACTGCTGGTCACTTCTTAACTGTTATGGCAATGATGCATATGCAAAGAGCAGGCCATCGTCCAATTGCATTACTTGGTGGTGGAACTACTATGATTGGTGATCCATCTGGTAAGAGCGATATGCGTACGATTATGACAAGAGAAACCATTCAACACAATGCTGATTGCTTCTATAAACAGTTATCAAGATTTATTAACTTTGATAATGATAGTGCAATTATTGCAAATAATGCAGATTGGTTACTTGATTTAAATTATGTTGAATTTTTACGTGAAGTAGGTGTGCATTTCTCAGTAAATAAAATGCTTACTGCTGAATGCTACAAACAAAGAATGGAAAAAGGACTTACTTTCTTTGAATTCAACTATATGCTAATGCAGTCTTACGACTTCTTAGTATTAAACAGAAAGTATGGCTGTACTCTTGAGCTTGGTGGTAATGATCAATGGTCCAACATTCTTGGTGGCGTTGATTTAATTCGTCGTAAAGAACAAAAACCTGCTTATGGTTTAACTTTTAAACTTCTAACTACTAGCGAAGGAATTAAAATGGGTAAAACCATGAAGGGTGCTGTATGGCTAGATCCAGAAAAGACATCTCCATATGAATTCTTCCAATACTGGAGAAACATCGAAGATGTTAAAGTTGAAGAATGCCTTGCTCTTCTAACTTTCTTACCAATGGATGAAGTAAGAAGACTTGGTGCACTTGAAGGTGCTGAAATTAATAAAGCTAAAGAAGTGCTTGCATACGAGATTACAAAAATCGTTCATGGTGAAGAAGAGGCTGAAAAGGCGAGAGAAGCTGCAAGATCCTTATTTGCTGGTGGTGTTCTATCCGAAAATATGCCAACTACTACCTATTCTAAAGAAGCCTTTGAAGAAGGCATTGATTTAATTACATTAATGATGGATGCAAAAATGGCTACTTCTCGTTCCGATGCAAGAAGAAACATTGAACAAGGTGGCGTTTCTGTAAACGATGTAAAGGTTACTGAATTTTCAAGAAAGTTCACACCAGCGGATTTCAATGCTGATGGTGCTTTACTTGTAAGAAAAGGTAAAAAAGTATATCATTTATTTAAAATAGATTAA